The following are encoded together in the Hydractinia symbiolongicarpus strain clone_291-10 chromosome 14, HSymV2.1, whole genome shotgun sequence genome:
- the LOC130625907 gene encoding gamma-aminobutyric acid receptor subunit delta-like has translation MLLVVVMMLWSMVDSHRPAGSYYTVSEFKTTVSPQNATQKQRKVSATELSKMYIDVMKTYDKKFRPGHGENATLVKLEVQVLSFSEFDEGAMEFEMDFYFAQFWNDYRFRVHETQEAALINLIGKEVENIWLPDTVFINSKESKFHDVTINNRFLSVDFNSGDMLYHSRITTKASCPMDLRDYPFDKQTCFLAIESYGHDKSDILYAWQDYNQDECTGQCRQIYVYDKEMSNFDVIQAIKSPNKTAYHAELFSSATAQFTFRRRAKYFLLQVYLPCVLIVMVTWTTFWITPSAVPARSAICVTTILTLITMLGIVNVNMPKVSYIKALDMYLFVSFIFVFLSLLEYILVLNFANHSRRKWQKRKIKEENENQNYTTKSMWSSSDKAFKLSTQCPNGRFPISNGVNTRPRRSYADNFESPYRDTIIDLERECLTNSTSNINTADTNMSERISNVLVWSSSRTDKAARFLFPLAFACFNIGYWTTYLSESKLYEEML, from the exons ATGCTGCTGGTGGTTGTCATGATGCTATGGTCAATGGTGGACAGTCATCGTCCAGCGGGTAGTTATTACACGGTGTCCGAATTCAAAACGACAGTTTCTCCTCAAAATGCAACACAAAA acaACGAAAAGTAAGTGCTACAGAATTGTCCAAGATGTATATTGACGTCATGAAGACATATGATAAAAAGTTTCGACCAGGACACGGGG aAAACGCGACACTGGTGAAGCTTGAAGTACAAGTGCTATCATTTAGTGAGTTTGATGAAGGAGCAATG GAATTTGAAATGGACTTTTATTTCGCTCAATTTTGGAATGATTACCGCTTCAGAGTGCACGAAACACAAGAAGCAGCGCTTATAAATTTGATCGGCAAAGAAGTTGAGAACATATGGCTACCTGACACAGTGTTTATCAACTCGAAGGAGTCGAAATTCCATGATGTAACGATAAATAATAGATTTTTATCTGTGGATTTCAATAGTGGTGATATGCTTTATCACTCTAG AATTACAACAAAAGCGTCGTGTCCGATGGATTTGAGAGACTATCCATTCGACAAGCAGACTTGTTTCTTGGCTATAGAAAGTT ATGGCCACGATAAAAGTGATATTCTTTACGCGTGGCAAGACTACAATCAAGACGAATGTACAGGCCAATGTAGACAAATATATGTTTATGATAAAGAAATGTCGAATTTTGATGTGATTCAAGCCATCAAATCACCTAACAAAACAGCATATCATGCAG aattattttccAGCGCTACGGCGCAGTTCACATTTAGACGGCGGGCAAAATACTTTTTGCTGCAAGTGTACTTACCGTGTGTTTTGATTGTCATGGTAACATGGACAACATTTTGGATCACTCCATCGGCAGTGCCTGCTCGTTCTGCAATCTGTGTGACGACTATACTAACTTTGATCACAATGCTAGGAATCGTGAATGTAAACATGCCGAAAGTGAGCTACATCAAAGCTTTGGATATGTATTTGTTTGTGtcctttatatttgttttcttgtcTCTATTGGAATACATTTTGGTCTTAAATTTTGCCAACCATTCCCGGAGAAAATGGCAGAAAAGAAAGATAAAGGAAGAAAATGAGAAT caaaattatACGACCAAAAGTATGTGGAGCAGCAGCGATAAAGCGTTTAAACTAAGCACACAATGCCCAAATGGTCGCTTTCCTATTTCAAACGGTGTAAACACAAGACCACGGAGAAGTTATGCTGACAATTTTGAATCTCCCTATAGAGATACCATTATAGATTTAGAAAGGGAATGTTTAACCAACTCAACTAGTAACATAAACACAGCTGACACCAATATGTCAGAAAGAATTTCAAATGTGTTGGTATGGTCTTCATCAAGAACAGACAAGGCAGCacgttttctttttcctttggcATTTGCTTGTTTTAATATCGGATATTGGACCACTTATCTGTCAGAAAGCAAGTTATACGAAGAAATGTTGTAA
- the LOC130626121 gene encoding malonyl-CoA-acyl carrier protein transacylase, mitochondrial-like codes for MCEDLTESVDNPNKHISMAVERFHKSIALGGSKDLVQRVLDREHFLLKNPAKVKISEMSMSAAFHTPYMNPAIEEFHDALCSVNITPNDATLYSNVTGEKYTNKDNIAELMARQIAEPVLWNTILNKLRGKYISGAVENIFEVGAGQQLKRMYGKLDRDLFGNVQTVGM; via the exons ATGTGCGAAGATTTAACAGAAAGTGTTGACAATCCAAATAAACATATTTCCATGGCTGTCGAGCGCTTCCACAAAAGTATAGCGTTAGGTGGATCCAAAGATTTAGTACAAAGAGTTTTGGATCGAGAGCACTTTCTT CTTAAAAATCCAGCAAAAGTGAAAATTTCTGAAATGTCAATGAGTGCTGCATTTCACACGCCTTACATGAATCCAGCCATAGAAGAGTTTCACGATGCCCTTTGCAGCGTCAACATTACTCCAAATGATGCTACATTGTATTCAAATGTTACCGGGGAGAAGTATACTAACAAAGATAATATTGCGGAATTAATGGCACGCCAGATTGCGGAACCTGTGCTTTGGAATACGATATTGAATAAACTGCGAGGGAAGTACATATCTGGTGCTGTGGAAAACATATTCGAAGTAGGTGCTGGTCaacaattgaaaagaatgtaTGGGAAGCTTGATCGTGATTTATTTGGAAATGTACAAACCGTTGGCATGTAA